CCTGCTTTTGAATAAAGTGCAGCTTCATGCCAACCGCGGAGAACATGAGCAGGCACTGGAAATGCTGGAACGTGCCTCACTATTCCATCCGGGAGATATTGAGATTTCTTATATGCAGGTCGCAATATCCAATATGATGGGCGAATACGAAGAGGCAATTGAACAGTTGGAAAATTTGCTGAACCGTGTTGATGATAAAGATGAGATATATTTTCAGATCGGTCAGACGTATCAGAATTGGGGTAAACTGGAAGAAGCGGTTCGCTATTACAAAAGATCTTTGAGGAACAATCTGGATAATGAAAATGCCTTGTATGAACTGGCGCACTGCCTGGAAATGCTGGGACAACTGGAAAGTCATCTGGAATATTATACCGAGCTGGTAGACAGAGCACCGTTTTCTCAGCATGCATGGTATAACCTGGGTATAGCGTATAGCAAGCTAGAACGTTATGAAGATGCAGTACAGGCTTATGAATATGCCACCCTGATCAAGGATGATTTTGGTTCTGCGTTTTTCCAGTTAGGCAATTCCTACATGAGCCTGGAAAAATATGAAGATGCCAAAGCACAGTATATCAGGGCCATTGAACTGGAAGGAGAGCAGCCGGAAACCTGCTGCTGCTTGGCGACCTGTTATGAGAAATTGGGTGAATTTGAGACTGCGATCAGATACTACCGTCAGACGGTCAAGCTGGATTCCCAGTGGGACGATGGCTGGTATGGGCTGGGAATTTGTTTCAACGAGCTGGGCCGCTGGTATGAAGCCGTAGGTTTTATCCGGAAGGCAATCCAGATCACAGAGCTGAATCCTGACTACTGGCTGGCGCTGGCTGAAACGGAGTTTAAAGTAGGAAATGTAATCTCGGCTTTCGAAGCCTTTGAAAAAGCCGCAGAAATTGAGCCTTCCAATCCGGATATCTGGCTCAAATGGTCTTACGTACTTTTTGAACAAGGCAATTATGCCAGAGCTTGTGACCTTTTGCAGGCAGCTATTGACGACATGCCCGAGGAAGCGGATCTGTATTACCGCATGGCTGTTTATCAGATTCATTCAGGGGATTACCGCGAAGCTTTAATTAATCTTGAAGCCGCGCTCACGCTGGACTATGACGCACATATCCAGTTATTTGATTTCTTTCCGGACCTCGAAAAGCAGAAGGCGCTCTACCGTATTATTGAGCAATACCGCGAAAAATAGTTATTTTAGGATATCCAGAAACTGGCTTGTCCGAATTTCATTTGCACAACGGAAATGCCCTTCGGGGCATTTTTTGTGCCCGTGCAGGCCACAGGGACGGCAATAAAGTTTTTCGGAAACCTCTATCAGGTGTGAGGAGTCGGACAATGGGCCGAACCCGAATTCCGGGATAGTTGAACAGAAAACAGCCGCCACAGGTGCATTCATAGCCGAGCTGATGTGCATAGGAGCAGAATCGTTCACATAATTCATGACTGCACTTTTCATCAACGCAGCCGACTCCAGAAAGGAAAGCTTCCCACACAGGTTTTCCGTTCTGGCCGGTAAATCCGACTGGTTTTTAATGCGATCTCCTAACTCCCGGTCGGTGGGTGCACCCAGTAAATAGATTGTATAGTTTTCGGGAAGGCTATTGATCAGGTCAATCCAGCCTTCCTGAGGGTATTGTTTTGTGAACCATACCGACGACGGAGCGATGCAGACATAAGGTGTTTGCTGATAGGCCCGTACGGTTGTAAAATCATCTTTGGATGGGTGCAGTCTGGGTTTCAGGCAAGGGTAACTGGTAAGTCCGTTCAGTAAGGAATAATTTCTCCGGATCTCGTGCACACCGTTTTCAATACTATGTACAGCCTTATGGGTAAAGAGGAACGAAAAAGGGTTTTTATCGAAACCCACTCTGATGGGCGCCCCTGAAAAGCCAGTGAGTATGCCTGTCGCTCCAAATCGCTGTAAGTTGATAACCCAGTCATAATTTTCTTTCCTGATTTGTTTCAGGAGCTGCCATAAGCTTTTAAACTTTTCTTCTTTCTTCTTCCAGATCAGTACATTTCTCAGGTAAGGATGATTGTGCAGCAGACCTTCATTTCCTTTTCGGACTAAAAAGTCTATCTGCGCATCAGGATCGGCCAGATGCAATGTCTCAATCAGTGACGTAGCCAGGATCACATCGCCAATAAAAGCAGTTTGTATAACCAGGATGCGCTTTGGACTCATGTTGGATAACAGTGTTTACGCAAAAGTCTGTAATTTTGCAGATATCACCGTAAATTATTGGTGAGTATTTTGTGTTAACATGGAATGAAGAGAAATAGCATACGCAAACAGATTATCCCGAAGGCCTCCTCCTTATTGCTGACAGAAGAGTACCAGCTTCATACCCTTGCTAACGGTATCAGGATCGCCCACAAGCAGGTACCGTATACCCAGATCGCCCATTGCGGTATTATGTTGGATATCGGTAGCCGCGATG
This portion of the Dyadobacter sp. CECT 9275 genome encodes:
- a CDS encoding glycosyltransferase family 9 protein codes for the protein MSPKRILVIQTAFIGDVILATSLIETLHLADPDAQIDFLVRKGNEGLLHNHPYLRNVLIWKKKEEKFKSLWQLLKQIRKENYDWVINLQRFGATGILTGFSGAPIRVGFDKNPFSFLFTHKAVHSIENGVHEIRRNYSLLNGLTSYPCLKPRLHPSKDDFTTVRAYQQTPYVCIAPSSVWFTKQYPQEGWIDLINSLPENYTIYLLGAPTDRELGDRIKNQSDLPARTENLCGKLSFLESAALMKSAVMNYVNDSAPMHISSAMNAPVAAVFCSTIPEFGFGPLSDSSHLIEVSEKLYCRPCGLHGHKKCPEGHFRCANEIRTSQFLDILK
- a CDS encoding tetratricopeptide repeat protein — its product is MMEKNFGERKDYWKETLLRFERMLKTSEQEFFDLETYERVTGHYIEKGDWDKAYQACERGLADYPYSLDLLLNKVQLHANRGEHEQALEMLERASLFHPGDIEISYMQVAISNMMGEYEEAIEQLENLLNRVDDKDEIYFQIGQTYQNWGKLEEAVRYYKRSLRNNLDNENALYELAHCLEMLGQLESHLEYYTELVDRAPFSQHAWYNLGIAYSKLERYEDAVQAYEYATLIKDDFGSAFFQLGNSYMSLEKYEDAKAQYIRAIELEGEQPETCCCLATCYEKLGEFETAIRYYRQTVKLDSQWDDGWYGLGICFNELGRWYEAVGFIRKAIQITELNPDYWLALAETEFKVGNVISAFEAFEKAAEIEPSNPDIWLKWSYVLFEQGNYARACDLLQAAIDDMPEEADLYYRMAVYQIHSGDYREALINLEAALTLDYDAHIQLFDFFPDLEKQKALYRIIEQYREK